A genomic window from Brevibacillus agri includes:
- the recG gene encoding ATP-dependent DNA helicase RecG, translated as MAGVYQSPVSLLHGVGEERAKAFAGLGIHSIGDLLEYFPSRYEDYRVRDLTEVKDGERVTLAGTVYGEPSVRFYGKRKSRLSVKMVMDRVVVTAVWFNQTFVKSRLSPGKEILVTGKWDKHKLQITVSEMTEVDSERATKRGELAPVYPLGGDMTHTLLRKSIQQALRQYGKDIPEILPPDIVERYRLMPRVAAFHSIHFPENAEDGRQARRRIMFEELFLFQLKIQTLRRINRQQSEGVALAIPMDEVRQFVKGLPFPLTDAQKRVVKEILDDMRAPHAMNRLLQGDVGSGKTVVAAIALLAAVKAGYQGALMVPTEILAEQHVQSLTKLLADYGIEVALLSGSLTAKRRREVIGSLQMGLIDVVVGTHALIQEDVFFSRLGLVITDEQHRFGVEQRRILRNKGLTPDVLFMTATPIPRTLAITAFGDMDVSTIDQMPAGRKPIETTWKKHDQFPAVLEQMRNELRKGRQAYVICPLIEESEKLDVQNAIDVHAQLSHVFPEFGVGLMHGRLPAKEKDAVMQAFLAGEHAVLVSTTVVEVGVNVPNATYMVIYDAERFGLAQLHQLRGRVGRGSEQSYCVLIADPKSEIGKERMRVMCETTDGFELSQRDLELRGPGDFFGTKQSGLPEFKVADLLSDYKALEVARQETARLVADDSFWRDPAYQWLRDYLQREGVLDGIVFD; from the coding sequence ATGGCCGGGGTGTATCAGTCGCCTGTCTCCCTTTTGCACGGGGTAGGGGAGGAACGGGCGAAGGCATTTGCGGGACTCGGAATTCACAGCATCGGCGACTTGCTGGAGTACTTTCCTTCCCGCTATGAAGACTACCGCGTGCGCGATTTGACAGAAGTAAAAGACGGAGAGAGGGTCACGCTGGCGGGCACGGTGTACGGCGAACCCTCTGTTCGTTTTTATGGAAAACGAAAATCGCGCCTCTCCGTCAAAATGGTCATGGATCGCGTAGTGGTGACGGCGGTCTGGTTCAACCAGACGTTTGTGAAAAGCAGGCTATCGCCCGGCAAGGAAATTCTCGTGACCGGAAAATGGGACAAGCACAAGCTCCAGATTACGGTCAGCGAGATGACCGAGGTCGATTCGGAGCGGGCGACCAAACGCGGCGAGCTGGCTCCGGTCTATCCGCTTGGCGGCGATATGACGCACACGCTGCTGCGCAAGTCGATCCAGCAGGCGCTGCGGCAATACGGCAAGGACATTCCGGAAATTTTGCCGCCGGATATCGTGGAACGCTACCGGCTGATGCCGCGCGTGGCGGCGTTTCATTCGATTCACTTTCCGGAAAACGCCGAGGACGGGCGGCAGGCGCGGCGCCGGATCATGTTCGAGGAACTGTTTTTATTTCAGTTGAAAATCCAGACGCTGCGCCGCATCAATCGGCAGCAGTCGGAAGGCGTGGCCCTCGCCATTCCGATGGACGAGGTGCGGCAGTTTGTCAAAGGGCTGCCGTTTCCGCTGACCGATGCGCAAAAGCGGGTCGTCAAGGAAATACTGGACGACATGCGCGCCCCGCATGCGATGAATCGGCTGTTGCAGGGAGACGTCGGCTCAGGGAAAACCGTGGTGGCTGCGATTGCGCTTTTGGCTGCCGTGAAGGCTGGCTATCAGGGAGCATTGATGGTGCCGACCGAGATTCTCGCCGAGCAGCATGTGCAGTCGCTGACGAAGCTGTTGGCGGACTACGGCATCGAGGTCGCCTTGCTGTCCGGTTCCTTGACGGCCAAGCGCAGACGGGAGGTCATCGGCTCGCTGCAAATGGGGCTGATCGACGTCGTCGTGGGGACGCACGCGCTCATTCAGGAGGACGTGTTCTTTTCGCGGCTGGGACTGGTGATTACAGACGAGCAGCACCGCTTCGGCGTCGAGCAGCGGCGCATTTTGCGCAACAAGGGACTCACTCCCGACGTCCTGTTCATGACCGCCACGCCGATTCCCCGCACGTTGGCGATTACGGCGTTTGGCGATATGGACGTCTCGACGATCGACCAGATGCCGGCAGGCCGCAAGCCGATTGAGACGACGTGGAAAAAGCACGACCAGTTCCCGGCTGTCCTCGAGCAAATGCGCAACGAGCTGCGCAAAGGGCGGCAGGCGTACGTCATTTGCCCGCTCATCGAAGAATCGGAAAAGCTCGACGTGCAAAACGCGATTGATGTTCACGCGCAGCTTTCCCACGTCTTCCCGGAGTTCGGCGTCGGGCTCATGCACGGCCGCCTGCCTGCGAAGGAAAAAGATGCGGTGATGCAAGCTTTTCTCGCCGGGGAGCACGCCGTTCTCGTCTCGACGACGGTGGTCGAGGTCGGCGTCAACGTGCCGAACGCTACCTACATGGTCATTTACGACGCGGAGCGGTTCGGGCTTGCCCAGTTGCACCAGTTGCGCGGGCGGGTCGGGCGCGGCTCGGAGCAGTCGTACTGCGTCCTGATTGCCGATCCGAAGTCCGAGATCGGCAAAGAGCGGATGCGCGTCATGTGCGAGACGACGGACGGCTTCGAGCTGTCGCAGCGCGATTTGGAATTGCGCGGACCGGGTGACTTTTTCGGCACGAAGCAGAGTGGCTTGCCCGAGTTCAAAGTCGCTGACCTGTTGTCCGACTACAAGGCGCTGGAGGTTGCCAGACAGGAGACGGCGCGGCTGGTGGCCGACGACTCGTTTTGGCGAGACCCGGCGTACCAGTGGTTGCGCGACTATTTGCAGCGCGAAGGCGTACTCGATGGCATCGTGTTCGATTAA